CCAAATCGTGTTGAGGTACTCCCAAATCGTGTTAAGGTACTTCCAAATCGTGTTAAGGTACTTCTAACTTTGTCGCACCGCGATCGCAGTCGCTACGCATCTGTTTTATTCTTTTCTAAATTTGGTATTAGTTGGTTGATTGAGATACTTCTCTTTTAGGATGACCGATAAATGTGAACGAAAAGTGAATAAGTACTAATGCAAAATTAAATATACATTTGTCATTGCGAATGGAGCGAAGCGGAATGTAGACGCGCAGCGGCTTCCCGCAGGGTAGCAATCTCCGAATCCTTGCGATTGCTACCCTGCGGGAACGCTTTCAGCGAACGCTAAATTTCATTTCGCTCGCAATGACATAAATAATTCTGCGTAACCACATAAATTGTTGATCGATATCGCTTCATTCAACTGCGGCAAAAAACCTTGTCAATCCACAATCTCGTAGCGTACCAACTTCCTCACATCCTGACGCGGTAGCCCTAGTTCTTGGGCAATTATCACTTCTATCTGGTTAAATTCTGTTGTTGGCAACTCTAATTCCAATCGCTTCAGGATGGGGTCTGCGGTTTCAACTTCTACCTGGGTAATTTTCTGATTTCGGCGGACAGTGGCGTTAATTAGCAAAACATTAACTGATAGCCGTGCTTCTATTTGCGTATCTGACTGAAGTTTTTTCTCTGTAGAGTAGGATTGACTTAACTGCTGTGCTGCCAGAAAACTACAACCAAACCAAAATACCACCGCTACTAATGGTAGAGGTAACAAAAATTCTAATCCCAATCCTTGCAGCCAACGTTTGTTAATCCGCCACACATTACACCTACCTGTGATTTTGCCATTGATTCTGACTTATGAAAGAAGTTGAAATGGTGTCAATGCCTTATTCTACTTAATAATTTGAAGTCTCTAAAGTAATGAAAATCTTATTGGCGGAGGACGATCCTAAGCAATTAATGCCACTGCAAACAGTTCTTTCACAGGCTGGACACAATGTTGATGGTGTCAAGGATGGTGAAACTGCTCAATGGCTGTTGTTCCAAAAAGAATATGACCTGCTAATTTTAGATTGGATGTTACCCCTGGTGAATGGGGTGAGTTTGTGTCAACAATATCGGGCGGCGGGAAAAACAGCACCCATATTAATGATTACAGCAAAAGACACCACACCCGATAAAGTCATAGGATTAGATGCGGGAGCAGATGACTACTTAGTTAAACCCATTGATATTATAGAGTTCATGGCACGAGTGCGGGCATTGCGGAGGCGATCGCCTCTGTGGCAAGGAGACACTCTCTGCTTGGCAGACTTGAAACTTCATCTCGATTCGCTGACTTTAGAGCGACAAGGAGCGATTGTATCTCTGTCTAGCCAGGAATTTCAGTTACTAGAGTATTTTATGCGTCATCCCAAGCAAGTACTGACTCGCAACCAAATTGAGCAAGCTGTATGGGAGTGGGGTAGCGAGCCAGAAAGCAATGCTATCACTGTTTTAGTTCGGAAACTGCGCCACAGGTTGCAAACATTAGCAGCAGCCGATTGGATTGAAACTGTCTATGGTATGGGCTATCGC
The genomic region above belongs to Calothrix sp. NIES-2098 and contains:
- a CDS encoding two component transcriptional regulator, winged helix family protein, with translation MKILLAEDDPKQLMPLQTVLSQAGHNVDGVKDGETAQWLLFQKEYDLLILDWMLPLVNGVSLCQQYRAAGKTAPILMITAKDTTPDKVIGLDAGADDYLVKPIDIIEFMARVRALRRRSPLWQGDTLCLADLKLHLDSLTLERQGAIVSLSSQEFQLLEYFMRHPKQVLTRNQIEQAVWEWGSEPESNAITVLVRKLRHRLQTLAAADWIETVYGMGYRLNPSEASEDLIYLGS